One genomic segment of Tursiops truncatus isolate mTurTru1 chromosome 11, mTurTru1.mat.Y, whole genome shotgun sequence includes these proteins:
- the TSPAN9 gene encoding tetraspanin-9 isoform X3 — MARGCLCCLKYTMFLFNLIFWLCGCGLLGVGIWLSVSQGNFATFSPSFPSLSAANLVIAIGTVVMVTGFLGCLGAVKENRCLLLSFFIVLLITLLAELILIILFFVYTDKVNENARKDLKEGLLLYNSENNVGLKNAWNIIQAEMRCCGVTDYTDWYPVLGENTVPDRCCMENSQGCGRNSSAPVWRTGCYEKVKMWFDDNKHVLGTVGMCILIVQILGMAFSMTLFQHIHRTGKKYDA, encoded by the exons ctCTGTGGCTGTGGACTGCTTGGAGTGGGCATTTGGCTCTCCGTGTCCCAAGGCAATTTTGCCACCTTCTCCCCCAGCTTCCCATCGCTGTCTGCAGCCAACCTCGTCATTGCCATAGGCACCGTCGTCATGGTGACGGGCTTCCTCGGCTGCCTGGGCGCCGTCAAGGAGAACAGGTGCCTCCTTCTGAGT TTTTTCATCGTCTTGTTGATCACCCTCCTGGCGGAGCTGATCTTAATTATCCTCTTCTTTGTCTACACGGACAAG GTGAATGAGAACGCCAGGAAGGACCTGAAGGAAGGCCTGCTGCTGTACAACTCGGAGAACAACGTGGGGCTTAAGAACGCCTGGAACATCATTCAGGCCGAG ATGCGGTGCTGTGGTGTCACCGACTACACAGACTGGTACCCGGTGCTGGGGGAGAACACGGTTCCCGACCGCTGCTGCATGGAGAACTCCCAGGGCTGTGGGCGCAACAGCAGCGCCCCCGTGTGGAGGACG GGCTGCTACGAGAAGGTGAAGATGTGGTTTGATGACAATAAACACGTGCTCGGCACGGTGGGGATGTGCATCCTGATCGTGCAG ATTCTGGGCATGGCCTTCTCCATGACCCTCTTCCAGCACATCCACCggactgggaaaaaatatgaCGCCTGA